A region of the Phaseolus vulgaris cultivar G19833 chromosome 11, P. vulgaris v2.0, whole genome shotgun sequence genome:
GTAAAAATAGTTAGATGGAAAATTATCAATATacgtaaaaaaattaaaattgttagatagaaataaatattttaaatattcacaattttataaaatataattaaaaaaaattgtattaaatttaaataacactattaattgtataaaaaaattataataataaggaTTCAACATTTACACACATTTACGCAAATtactagaaaaaaattattcattttcataaaaaaaaaacagaaacacaaatgaataatcgattatgtcttTAAAACTGatgaataatcaattatattttatttataacataATGTAATTGATTATGCCTTCAAATCTAGTAGATAATGATTGTCTCGTTTATAACACATTACATCATcgatcttgtataaaaaaaataatttaacattgaaaattttaaaaataatatttgaatttcaataatataactaattttttatttatagtaatatatataatatttttattttattataaatatattttatatttttttgtttttatcataaatatgattaatatttttgttttgtaatataattaatatattttggaaaattattttttaaataaatttaattaatttttatcatatatGATTGCTAATCAAACATGtaaataaatatctttttattttttagatttgattatgttttaaaaattaaaaaataattgataaatttTTGGGTCAAATAACGGGAGGCACAGTTTTTTGGGGCAAATAAGTGGATAATTAGTTTTTGATTATGTGCACATGACTTTCTCGTTAtccctttataaaaaaaaatattcaaatttattcctgacatttttttaattttattaagttattagctttttttattgattttctattactttttttatatcaGTTCAATTCTAATCACCCTTCATCTTTATACTTCGATGTCTGTCTTTAATCATTTATTAATCACTTTGACTTGGAAGAGTGATGGGATGTCCACTAGTATCTCCAAACAAAGGGGAAGTTGCATTGTGCACCCCATATAACATCAAAAatctattttaactttttaattatttatttattttaaaaaaaaattatgttatggaatgtaaaattcaaaatacaaactATATCATTTAGAATGCACAGTTCATAATATACCttatatattttggattgtgaattaaaattatatttgttgcGGTTTAGATTATATACATTTTGAAATACAAACATCCCAAACATGTGGACTATGAGGTGCTGAATGTAGAGCCCAAACAAAGGGGAGTGCAAATAAGAAGTGGAAGAGCGAAAGCCCAAGCCCAGCCCAACTCCCTTTTTCCCTTCCCGCCATTAAGAGTTTTGCTTCCAttattttcttttgcttttgtTGCAGTGATCCTAAGTGGCGagttaattttagttaataaaatGGAAGCTAGGTTCTAGATTCTAAGTGCATTGCATTGGTCTCCTACAGTTCAACAGCCCCACAGGACCAAAAACAAATAGCACATCCATGTTATTCTTAGGTGATGTTTGAactaaaaaacatttaaatattatttttttaatttaaagtaaaaataaaacaagaataaaatgtatgtagctaaaaataaaaagcttcAGGATTCCTAAATTTTTCCATAATAAActttagtttttgaaaaaaagaaaagcatgaatGTGACATGTTCTGTGATATGTTAGTGGTAAATGAGccttattaattaattattaactgCACATAAAATTTAGGACTTCGTTGAATCTGTGACATGTTCTGCTATAAAGCCAACCTTTGTTACTGAAGCTTGCATTTAAAGAAGCCGCGAGGAAAATTTGTATAGATTTTGATTAAGATTTTTGTAGTCCCTCATTTCATTTGGTACAAAACAATTATTAGCGATCCTAGACCaaatacaacaaaaaataattatgggCCATCTTGATTGGAAACGACGACAGCAGGCCCATTACTATTGGGCTGGGCCTGTTTGTTAGTTTCCTCGAACGCTTTCACAAGGTCAGGGTCCACATTTTCCTCGGGCTCCCAAGTGGGCTCATCCAAATCCGCCCATTTAACTAAAAACTCCGGCGTCCCTtcatccgccacccttttcgCGAGCACCGCCTCGGCCACCGCGTATTCAAGACCAGCCTCGTGGTCTCTGACCAAATCCTCCGCCACAAACTTCGCCTTCACCCACTCATTGGCCTCACCGTCCTTCCACCGCACAAGGTACTCCAAATTTTCTCCCTTCCCTCTCTGTTCAAGAATCTCCTGCGCCTCCACGTACTCGAACACAGCCCCTTCCAAAACCCTAACCACGCCCTCGAGTCCAATCCTGCGCCCGAACTGCATCGGATTCCCCTTCGGCGTCGCCTTCAGAATCTCCCGCGCCAGATCTAACGCCGTTCTTCCGCGGTCATCCGCCACCTCGGGATCCGCGCCGAAATCCAGCAGCAACTTCGCCACGCCGGGCCTCACGTAACCCGCCGCCATGTGCAGCGCCGCGAGTCCCCCGCTGCGGTCGCGGTGGTCCAGATTCGCGCCGGCTTCCGCAAGCAGCTTCACGCAAGGTTCCGAGCCGAGTCCCGCTACGAAGAGGAGCGCGGTGCGGCCGTCGGCGTCAACAGCGTCGAC
Encoded here:
- the LOC137819618 gene encoding signal recognition particle 43 kDa protein, chloroplastic, with the translated sequence MDVVPYPVSPPNMPLFTPSLPLPHVQLQPSQTHHNTTNHSKTITRLLMEAISVTKPASHSHFKTIFSSNPKHFFKQQPFLPIPNNPTRFRLVTAAIQNQQQEAAAASKDTEDESYGEVKGIIGSRALDTAAGMEYLIEWKDGHAPSWVPADFIAKDVVAEYETPWWTAAKKADESALRNLVDSGDGRDVDAVDADGRTALLFVAGLGSEPCVKLLAEAGANLDHRDRSGGLAALHMAAGYVRPGVAKLLLDFGADPEVADDRGRTALDLAREILKATPKGNPMQFGRRIGLEGVVRVLEGAVFEYVEAQEILEQRGKGENLEYLVRWKDGEANEWVKAKFVAEDLVRDHEAGLEYAVAEAVLAKRVADEGTPEFLVKWADLDEPTWEPEENVDPDLVKAFEETNKQAQPNSNGPAVVVSNQDGP